One segment of Ipomoea triloba cultivar NCNSP0323 chromosome 12, ASM357664v1 DNA contains the following:
- the LOC115998504 gene encoding endoglucanase 1-like produces the protein MHILSTNTLFFFFFFLFLLTATCSAFTSQDYSDALEKSILFFEGQRSGKLPADQRLNWRGDSALSDGSGYHVDLVGGYYDAGDNIKFGLPMAFTTTLLAWSVIEFGNDGSMNNQLENAKAAIRWSTDYLLKAATASPDTLYVQVGDPNGDHKCWERPEDMDTQRSVYKVTPQNPGSDVASETASALAAASIVFKDSDPAYSSQLFTTATKVFDFADKYRAAYSDSLSSAVCPFYCSYSGYHDELLWGAAWLYKASETSSFQDYIQSNAQTLGATDDVYSFSWDDKRPATKILLSQRFLEKNTQGYELYKQHSDNYICSLIPESPSAQAQYTPGGLLFKQSGSNLQYVTSTSFLLLTYAKYLSSNGGVVNCGASTFTAEKLVALAKKQVDYILGDNPARMSYMVGFGQRYPQHVHHRGSSVPSVKDHPARIGCNDGFQYLNSGSPNPNTLVGAVVGGPDNRDNFADDRNNYQQSEPATYINAPFVGALAFFSATA, from the exons ATGCATATTTTATCCACTAAtaccctcttcttcttcttcttcttcctcttcctcctcacTGCAACTTGTTCTGCCTTTACTTCCCAAGATTACTCTGATGCTCTTGAGAAGTCCATTCTGTTCTTCGAAGGGCAGAGGTCGGGCAAATTGCCTGCAGATCAGCGTCTTAACTGGCGGGGTGACTCTGCTTTGTCCGATGGCTCCGGTTACCAT GTTGACCTGGTAGGAGGATACTATGATGCAGGAGACAACATTAAGTTCGGGCTGCCAATGGCCTTCACAACCACTCTCTTAGCCTGGAGTGTGATTGAGTTTGGCAATGACGGCTCCATGAACAATCAACTTGAGAATGCCAAAGCCGCCATTCGTTGGAGCACAGATTATCTGCTCAAAGCTGCCACAGCCTCCCCTGACACTCTATACGTCCAA GTAGGTGACCCGAACGGTGACCACAAGTGCTGGGAGAGACCAGAGGACATGGACACACAGCGTAGTGTTTACAAAGTGACCCCTCAAAATCCAGGATCTGATGTAGCATCAGAGACGGCTTCTGCATTGGCTGCTGCCTCTATCGTCTTCAAAGATTCCGACCCTGCTTACTCCTCTCAATTATTCACTACTGCTACCAAA GTATTTGATTTTGCAGACAAATATAGGGCTGCTTACAGCGACTCTCTTAGCTCTGCCGTCTGCCCCTTCTACTGCTCATACTCCGGCTACCAT GATGAGCTTCTGTGGGGAGCTGCCTGGCTTTATAAAGCTTCAGAGACCTCCTCGTTTCAGGATTATATCCAATCAAATGCTCAAACATTGGGCGCAACCGATGATGTCTATTCCTTCAGTTGGGACGACAAGCGCCCCGCCACCAAGATTCTGCTTTCCCAG AGATTCTTGGAGAAGAACACCCAAGGGTATGAGCTATACAAGCAACACTCAGACAACTATATCTGCTCTCTCATTCCTGAGTCGCCTAGCGCCCAAGCTCAATACACCCCAGGAGGACTTCTTTTCAAACAAAGTGGAAGCAACCTCCAATACGTAACCTCAACGTCTTTTCTCCTGCTAACCTATGCCAAGTACCTAAGCTCAAATGGCGGAGTGGTAAACTGCGGGGCATCAACTTTCACCGCAGAGAAGCTAGTAGCACTAGCAAAGAAGCAGGTGGACTACATATTAGGGGATAATCCGGCAAGAATGTCGTACATGGTGGGGTTTGGGCAGAGGTATCCGCAGCATGTTCACCACAGAGGGTCGTCAGTGCCGTCAGTGAAGGATCACCCTGCTCGCATTGGGTGCAATGATGGATTCCAGTACCTAAACTCCGGGTCGCCTAATCCCAACACTCTCGTGGGAGCCGTCGTAGGTGGTCCTGACAATAGAGACAATTTCGCGGATGATAGGAATAACTATCAGCAATCCGAGCCTGCTACCTACATCAATGCTCCGTTTGTCGGGGCTCTGGCTTTCTTTTCAGCCACGGCATAG
- the LOC115998693 gene encoding START domain-containing protein 10 — MSSTISPAPCTRSWSISEDSLRRYVFHASENCIQELLSASDSGDRGWKILGIDNGGVEISKRRSGSLHTFRSRWLLNSVSPQQFMTVANAIDAARQWDRDLVEARYIKDLEDNLSIIRLRFGDSSKPLFRNREFIVYERRETMDDGTLVVAVASLPKEIAAGLQPKQNNAIRGLLLQSGWVVEKLSDHSCMVTYVVQLDPAGWLPKCFVNRLNTKLVMIIENLKKQVLACPTNVVEHDS; from the exons ATGAGTAGTACTATAAGTCCAGCACCTTGTACTAGATCATG gTCGATTAGTGAGGATTCGTTGAGGAGATATGTGTTCCATGCCAGTGAGAATTGCATCCAGGAGTTGCTGTCGGCGTCGGACTCCGGCGACCGGGGATGGAAAATATTGGGCATAGATAACGGCGGCGTCGAGATATCGAAACGCCGGTCAGGTTCGCTTCATACTTTCCGGAGCCGTTGGCTGCTAAATTCTGTTTCTCCTCAACAGTTCATGACTGTAGCTAATGCCATCGATGCTGCAAGG CAATGGGACCGTGACTTAGTAGAAGCCAGATACATTAAAGATCTCGAAGATAACCTAAGCATAATACGCCTTAGGTTTGGAGACAGCTCCAAGCCTCTCTTCCGGAACAGAGAATTTATTGTCTATGAGCGACGTGAAACTATGGATGATGGAACTTTG GTAGTAGCAGTGGCTTCTCTTCCAAAAGAGATAGCAGCAGGGTTGCAGCCAAAGCAAAACAATGCAATACGAGGCCTACTATTGCAGTCAGGCTGGGTGGTTGAGAAACTTTCCGACCACTCTTGCATGGTCACTTACGTTGTTCag CTAGACCCTGCAGGATGGCTGCCCAAGTGCTTCGTGAATAGATTGAATACAAAATTAGTTATGATAATTGAAAACCTTAAAAAGCAAGTGCTGGCTTGTCCCACCAATGTTGTTGAACATGATTCATGA